Genomic segment of Streptomyces sp. NA02950:
TCAAGAAGAGGCAAAGCCCCTCTGACGCCGCAAGTCGCGAAGGGTGGTCTCCGCGCGAGCGGAGGTGAGCCGTCTCCTTCGCTGAATCCATGACCCACTGCGGCGTGGACTCCGCGCGGGCGTTGGCCGCGAGACTGGTGGACCGTCCATGGATCGTTGGTGTGCTCTCTGCGCAGGCGGAGGTGAGTCGGCCGGCGATGAGCTGGTACACCGAAGCGGCTGATGCTCTCCGTGCAGGCGGAGGTGAGCCGGCCTCGATCCGGTTCGGCGTCTGCGGCCTCCTTCCGGAATGAGCCGGTGTGCCTCACCCGTAGGGAACGTGCGGGTCGTACATCGAGTGCTCAGGGCAGGGAGGTGTCGGACTGTCGCTCGGCGGGCGAGCCGACGCTGTGGGGGTGGGCAGGACGACCATAGGGCGCTCTCAGCGGCTGCTCAGCGGCTTGCCGTACTTCTGAGCCGTGGACAGGTACGGGAGGCCGAGCGTGCGGGGCGAGAAGGCCGCCGAGCCGCTGGCCGACCCGCTGCGGAAGAGCCATACGGCGCCCAGGGAATCGTTCTCGCCAGGGGATCCGACCGTGACATCCGATACACCGCCGGCGCTGCAGCCACCCGAGGCGACCGCCGCGCCGAAGGCGTCGCCCGCCTCGGCGACGCCCGGGACACCGGGCGTGTCCTGGTTCCAGGAGACGGACGTGGCAGCACCGCCCGCATCGAGCAGGCCCTGAGCGCCGCCGGAGAGCAGCCAGGCGGCGCCCGCCCCCGCTGTGCTTCCGATGGCCTCACCGGGAGCGCCCGCGATCAGATCGTCGCGGCCGTCGCGGTTGACGTCGGCGACCGCGAGGGCGGCGCCGAAACGGTCGCCGTCCTCGGCCACGCCCGGGACACCCGCCGTGTCCTGGTGGAGAGTCTGGGCGCGGCTGCCGAACGAGCCGCTCGCGGGGCTTCCGTAGTGGAGGTGGACCGCGCCCCCCTTGGCGAGTTTTTCGGGGCCGCACGGGTCGTCGATGTTCTCGTCGGCGATTTCACGGCACTCGCCGAGGGCCAGGTCGTCGTGGCCGTCGCCGTCGAAGTCGCCGGCAGCCAGGGCGGTCACGTCGGCGTTGTCCGTGTTCCAGAAGTTGGCCATCTCGGACCGGCCGGCGTCCCACGTCCACAGGCGCACGTGGGACTGCGTGGTGGGGTTGCCCGCGGTCCAGTACGCCACGGCCAGGTCCGCCGTGCCGTCACTGTCGAAGTCACCGGTGGCCAGGACGGGGGCGCGGCCGCCCATGGGGGCGGCGACAACGGCGGTGATCATGCTGTCTTCACCCTGGATGACACGAGCAACGACCTTGTCCGTGCCGCCGATCACGATCTCCTTGTTGTCGTCGCCGGTCAGCTCGGCTGCCACGACCGATGTGCCGTACGCAGCCGACGGCGACGGCCCGGTCAGGACCGTCGACCCCGATCCCGGCCCGCCTGGCGAGCCGCCTATGGCGATGACCATGCCTGCGTCCGTACCGCGGTCGGTGAGGTCCTCGCCGGGGACACCGGCGAGCAGTTCCGCGATGCCGTCGCCGCCCAGGTCCACCAGGGCCACGGATGCCCCGAAGCGGTCGCCCGCCTCCGGGGTGCCGGGAACCTCGGAAGTGGCCTGCGTGACGCGGATGCTTCCGTAGGCGCCAACGCCCTTCGGGCCGCCCCAGACGACGTTCACATACCCGGCCTTGACCCGGCCGCCGACGGTCCCGTCCGGGACGCCGACGGCGAGATCCGCATAGCCGTCGCCGTTGAAGTCGCTGGTGGCGGTATGGGGTGCGGCAGCGGTGGCGCCGGAGGGGAACACCAACCCGGCGGTGGCCACAACGGTGGCTGCGATGGCGTACGTCAGGATGCGGCAGCTACGCGGCACGGAGGCTCCCACTCGGTCGACGGATCCGGGGCTATCCGGTGTGACCACCGAAGGACGGAGCTGGTTGTACGGCAGACACCGGCGATTGACGCCCGGTTAACAGTGGCGGTGCCCTCCTGGTGCCCCGCTGTCCTCCCGGTCCGGATCCCCCGACCTCATCCCCGCCCCTGGCGACGACAGCCGGAAGGAACTCACCGCGCACGTTACCGCCATGCATACACACACCCAGCCTCATGACGATCTCCCCCCAGTCCGGCTCACCTCCGCACGAGCCGAGGTGAGCACAAAGATCCTGCGCAGATAAGGCAGGCTGTCAACGGTGCTCTCCCCACGAGCCGAGGTAAGCCGCCCACGGTGGCGAGGGTCTCGCCACGGCTGGGTGCGCTTCGCATGAGCGGCGATGAGCCGCGTTCCCGGGGGCGTGCTGTACGAGCCGGCGGTGCCGCACAGCCAGGAGGAGGTCCGACGTCCGCCTGTCGTGGTGTTTTCTGTGCTGGGGCAGTGGAGTTTTCTGGTGCTGTGAGCGTGACGCTGACCGGAATGCGTCGATGCGCTCTACCGAGCACTGTGCCTTCAAGCCACCGTGAACCTTCGCCTCGAACAACGGGAGAGCTCGTGGGCAACGTCGGCGATCGTCACAGTCTTGCCGACGGCGCTCTTTGCGGGGCACTCAGCCCAGGCCCGGCAGTCGTTAACGGTTGCCCGGCAGTGGTCGGCCGACCACGACCCCCAGTCGGCTGTCGGCGTCGGTGACCACCTGATGGTTCGTCGAAAGCCGATAGTTCTTCGACTGCTCAGCCACAAAGTGCTCGCGAGTCGGCATGAGGGTGCCGTCCACGATCAGCAGGGGCCCTTGTGGAAGCGACGCCACGGTGAGAGCGAGCTTCGGTCCGAGGTGGCCGATGACCCGGTCCGCTGCCGACTTCGACACCCCGAACAGCGGTGCCGTTGCCTCAGCGTCAGGTTGGTCCGCCGCTACGCGTCCCCAGCGGCACCCGGCCCTGAAACGGAGACGAGACTTCCAGGGCCGACCACGGCCCCGGCGTCCCGGCGCCCTCACGGCGCAGCTGATGCACCAACTTGGTGAAGATGCGCGGGCTCAGACCGGTGAACGGGGCTACCCGAGATGGCTCCGACCCCCTGATCACACCTGCAACGGCCCAAGACCATCTCACATCAAGATCGCTTACGGGACAGCCCTGAGTCAGGCCACAGATGAGTCCTGGGCGCGGACGGCATCGCCGTCGGTCGTGCTCTTGGGAATAGGGAGCCGCGCTTGATCTTTGAACGCGGTGGCACGGTCGACGTCGGTGCCTCTGGCGCGCGGCTGTCCAAGCCCTTGTCCGAACGAGAAAGCGCGGTGATCACGCGATGCAGGCAGTGCGGTTCTACGAGTACGGCGGGATCGATGTGCTGCGGGTGGAGGAGGTGGAGCGGCCGGTGCCCGGTCCTGCGCAGGTGCTGGTCGAGGTCCGCGCGGCCGGGATCCAGCCCGGCGAGGCGCACATCCGCACAGGCGCGCTGCACGAACGCTGGCCGGCGGCGTTTCCCTCCGGACAGGGCAGCGATCTGGCTGGCGTCGTGGTGGAGGCCGGCCTGCACGTCCGGGGCTTCGCGGTGGGCCATGAGGTTTTGGGCTTCACTCACAGGCGGGCCAGCCATGCGCAGTTCGTCGTGGTCGACGACGTGAATCTGGTCCCCCGCCCGGCGGGGTTGGCCTGGGAGGTGGCCGGGGCGCTGTACGTGGCCGGCACGACCGCCTACGCCACCGTGTTCGCGGTGGACCCCGGCCCGGACGACACGGTCGTCGTCTCCGGTGCGGCGGGCGGAGTCGGGTCGCTTGCCGTGCAGCTCGCGCGGCGGCGCGGCGCCACGGTGATAGGGCTGGCGAGCGAGCGGAACCACGCCTGGCTGAGGAGTCGCGGTGTCCTCCCGGTCGAGTACGGGCCAGGAGTGGGCGAGCGGATCCGTCAGGCGTCCGGCGGCAGGGTCGACGCGTTCATCGACACCTTCGGCGACGGCTACGTGGCACTGGCAGTAGAGCTGGGCGTGCGGCCCGGGCGAATCAACACGATCCGCGACTGGCAGGCCGCGGCCAAGCTCGGCGCGCGGACCTACGGAGAAGGTGCGGCGGCGTGTGCGGTCGTGCTCGGCGAGCTGGCCCGGCTTGCCGCGCGTGGGCAACTGGAGGTGCCGATCGCCAACACCTACCCACTGGAACAGGTGCGAGACGCCTTCCGCGAGCTGGAACAACAGCACACCCACGGCAAGATCGTCCTCCGGCCCTAGGCGACTTCGTTCGGATCACCGAGCCGACTACTTCATGACCGGGAATAATTGAGGATTCAATAGCCGGGCTGGCTGCTGCGCCACTCAGATGCCGGGATGCGCCTGGCTGATCACGGCGAACGCTCAGCGGCAACCGTCTCGCACAGGACGGTTACCAGGGCCTGGACGGCGGGCGTGACGCGGCCGGTGGGCCACAGCAGGCCGTAGTCGATGGTAGGTGCGTCGCGGAACGGGGCGAAGGCGATGCCGGGGCGGGCGTGATACGCCTCGGCGCGGGCGGCCACAGGCGCTACGCCGTGTCCGGCGGCGACGTGGGAGAGGACCTCGGCCCAGTAGCGCACGGCAGGTCCGCGCGCGATGGGCTGTCCGCCGGGTGTATGGGTGGGCAAGTGGCACTCGAGCCAGTAGGAGGGGAACTCGGCCGCGAATGTGATGAGCGGGGCACGCGCGAGATCCTCCAGACAGACACTGTC
This window contains:
- a CDS encoding NADP-dependent oxidoreductase, with product MQAVRFYEYGGIDVLRVEEVERPVPGPAQVLVEVRAAGIQPGEAHIRTGALHERWPAAFPSGQGSDLAGVVVEAGLHVRGFAVGHEVLGFTHRRASHAQFVVVDDVNLVPRPAGLAWEVAGALYVAGTTAYATVFAVDPGPDDTVVVSGAAGGVGSLAVQLARRRGATVIGLASERNHAWLRSRGVLPVEYGPGVGERIRQASGGRVDAFIDTFGDGYVALAVELGVRPGRINTIRDWQAAAKLGARTYGEGAAACAVVLGELARLAARGQLEVPIANTYPLEQVRDAFRELEQQHTHGKIVLRP
- a CDS encoding FG-GAP repeat protein translates to MPRSCRILTYAIAATVVATAGLVFPSGATAAAPHTATSDFNGDGYADLAVGVPDGTVGGRVKAGYVNVVWGGPKGVGAYGSIRVTQATSEVPGTPEAGDRFGASVALVDLGGDGIAELLAGVPGEDLTDRGTDAGMVIAIGGSPGGPGSGSTVLTGPSPSAAYGTSVVAAELTGDDNKEIVIGGTDKVVARVIQGEDSMITAVVAAPMGGRAPVLATGDFDSDGTADLAVAYWTAGNPTTQSHVRLWTWDAGRSEMANFWNTDNADVTALAAGDFDGDGHDDLALGECREIADENIDDPCGPEKLAKGGAVHLHYGSPASGSFGSRAQTLHQDTAGVPGVAEDGDRFGAALAVADVNRDGRDDLIAGAPGEAIGSTAGAGAAWLLSGGAQGLLDAGGAATSVSWNQDTPGVPGVAEAGDAFGAAVASGGCSAGGVSDVTVGSPGENDSLGAVWLFRSGSASGSAAFSPRTLGLPYLSTAQKYGKPLSSR